ATTTACCCAATTCTATCCCCAGTTTAGTATTGTTTTTAGGAAGTAATATTGGGAATTTTAAAGATGAAGATGCGAGAAGTTTTTTGAGTTTGATTCAAAGTCATTTAAAACCTAATGACAAGTTATTAATTGGATTTGATTTGAAAAAGAATCCAATTACCATTAAAAACGCCTATGATGATCCTCATGAAATAACAAAGGCGTTTAATATGAATTTGCTACACCGAATAAACAAGGAGTTAGGAGCAAATTTTAATCTGAATAAATTTGATTTTTACTGCCATTATAATCCAATAACAGGTGAGGTGAGAAGTTATTTAGTAAGCTTGGAGAAGCAAGATGTTTTTATTCAGTCGCTAGAAAAAACCTTTTCTTTTGATGTGAATGAGTTGATTTGGACAGAATTGTCGAAGAAATTCGATTTTATAGAAATAGAAGCTTTAGCAGTCAATTCTGGATATAAGTTAGAACATCATTTTTTAGATTCGAAAAACTACTTTACGGATAGTTTATGGAGTAAATAGTTGCAATTTTACAATTTTACAATTTTACAAGTTTCAAATTCAATTGTATCAAAACTTGTTGATGTCCATTCACTTAATGATCTTAAAATAGGAAGTAGTGCTTCTCCACGTTTAGAAAGTGAGTATTCTACACGTGGTGGGGTTTCAGCAAATCTTTCTCTAATAATAATTTGATCTTCTTCCAATTCTCTTAGCTGTTCAGTAAGAACTTTTTTAGAAATATTAGGGATAAAAAGTAGTAGTTTACCAAAGCGCAAACTACCATTAGCCAATATATAAATAACAATTGGTTTCCATTTACCACCTATGATATTCATGGCATGTACAAGCGTACAGCTATTAGGGTTTTCAATTATTTTACGAGCCATAGTTACCTTTTTGTAACCACAAATTTAAGTAAAATAATCTTATTAGTATCAAAAATAAACTATTAATAGTAACTTTGTGAAACTAATTAAAAAGAAATAAAATGCAAAATGTTTTTATCATAAATGGACATGAAGAGTATGAATTCTCGAAAGGAAGGTTAAATGAGAGTTTAATAACTCGTCTTAAAGATTTACTAGCTAAAGAAAAATTTTCAATAAAAACGACTACAATGAAAGATGACTATGATATTGAGGAAGAAATAATGAAGCATCAATGGGCAGATATAATTGTTGTACAAATGCCAGTAAATTGGATGGCCACTCCATGGAGTTTTAAAAAATATCAAGATTATGTATATAGTTTTGGTATGGATGGTCGTCTTTGTTCTGGAGATGGACGTACTCGAGAAGATGCTAGTAAGCAATATGGAACAGGAGGAACCTTACAAGGGAAAAAGTATATGCTTTCATTAACATTTAATGCTCCTGAAGAAGCATTTAATAACAAAGAACAATGGTTTTTTGAAGGGAGAAGTGTAGACGACCTTTTTTTACCGACACATCTTAATTTTAAATTCTTCGGTATGGAAGCGTTGCCGACTTTTGTATGTTATGATGTAATGAAGAATCCAAATATTGAAAATGATTTTCAACGTTTTGAAGAGCATATCAATAAACATGTTGTTAACGCATAAATCACTAATGTAGAAATGGCAGATTTACAAAAAAGTTTAGATAAACTTAAACTTAAGATTGAAGGAGGAATGGCTCCTGAAAGTGTTGCAATCATGCATCAAGCAACAAAAGATTTGGAAGCGAGTGGAGTAGTAAATGGTATTTTGAAGGTAGGTGATAAGGCCCCAGAATTTATCTTGAAAAATCATAAAGGAGTAACTATAATTAGCGAGGAATTGTTAAAAAAAGGTCCTATATTAATTACTTTTTATCGTGGATTATGGTGCCCTTATTGTAATAAAGATTTGGCTTATTTAAAACGCTTCAAAGAACAGTTAGAAGCAAAAGGAGTAACTTTGTTAAGTATTTCTCCCCAGTTAGAAGAAAACAATAATAAAATTGTAGAACAACAAAGATTAAACTACGATTTGCTAACAGATAATGGTAATAATATTGCTAGTGCGTTTGGTTTACGTTGGACGATGATAGATCCTTTAAAATCATTATACGATTCTTTCGGAATTAACTTGCCTAAATATAATGGAGATACATCTTGGACGCTTCCAATTCCCGCACGCTTTATTATTGGGGAAAATGGAATCATTAAGTATGCAGAGTTTTCTGTTGACTATACCAAACGTCCAAATCCAGATGTATTGTTAGATATCTTATAAAATCTATAAAGTATAAATTTGTATTTTAGTGATATGGATCTTTCAAAATACAAGGTGGTTTAAATTTTATTAAAAACTTATTTAAGAAGATCTATTCATAATTATGTGAATCCTATCAAAAAGAAACTGAATTCAATAACACTTATTGAATTTCTTTTAATATCAAATTAATCAACTATGTACACTAGAAGAAACTATTCCATCAGAGATATGCTGTCATGGACACGACGCTATATCTACATCTTTGTAATTCTATCATTAATTCCAGTACTGTTATATACAGGGCTAAGATGGTATTGGTTGCATTTGCCATGGTTGCCAATTGGATTGGTGGGTACCGCACTAGCTTTTATAATTTCATTTAAGAATAATGCTACCTATGGTCGTTTATGGGAAGCCCGTAAAATATGGGGAGGAATTGTAAATGCTTCTCGTTCTTTTGCAATGATGACCAATGATTTTATAACCAATGAACGAGCCGAACATAAGTTAAGCGAGAAAGAATTATTTGCATTTCGAAAGCAGTTGATTATGCGTCATGTTGCTTGGATGGCTTCTTTACGTCATGCTTTACGTACTCCGAAGCCTTGGGAGATA
The sequence above is a segment of the Tenacibaculum sp. 190130A14a genome. Coding sequences within it:
- a CDS encoding NAD(P)H-dependent oxidoreductase, translated to MQNVFIINGHEEYEFSKGRLNESLITRLKDLLAKEKFSIKTTTMKDDYDIEEEIMKHQWADIIVVQMPVNWMATPWSFKKYQDYVYSFGMDGRLCSGDGRTREDASKQYGTGGTLQGKKYMLSLTFNAPEEAFNNKEQWFFEGRSVDDLFLPTHLNFKFFGMEALPTFVCYDVMKNPNIENDFQRFEEHINKHVVNA
- a CDS encoding helix-turn-helix domain-containing protein — translated: MARKIIENPNSCTLVHAMNIIGGKWKPIVIYILANGSLRFGKLLLFIPNISKKVLTEQLRELEEDQIIIRERFAETPPRVEYSLSKRGEALLPILRSLSEWTSTSFDTIEFETCKIVKL
- a CDS encoding peroxiredoxin-like family protein, whose amino-acid sequence is MADLQKSLDKLKLKIEGGMAPESVAIMHQATKDLEASGVVNGILKVGDKAPEFILKNHKGVTIISEELLKKGPILITFYRGLWCPYCNKDLAYLKRFKEQLEAKGVTLLSISPQLEENNNKIVEQQRLNYDLLTDNGNNIASAFGLRWTMIDPLKSLYDSFGINLPKYNGDTSWTLPIPARFIIGENGIIKYAEFSVDYTKRPNPDVLLDIL
- a CDS encoding L-histidine N(alpha)-methyltransferase: MLEQFMRDVDTGLSASFKHLSSKYFYDDIGSQIFQKIMAMPEYYLTNSEYEILSLQAKQIAEKVNFKVPFNIIELGAGDGYKTIRLLKNLKGLGLNFTYIPVDISKKAIDILSAKVADEIPDVKLEPYVGDYFKLLINLPNSIPSLVLFLGSNIGNFKDEDARSFLSLIQSHLKPNDKLLIGFDLKKNPITIKNAYDDPHEITKAFNMNLLHRINKELGANFNLNKFDFYCHYNPITGEVRSYLVSLEKQDVFIQSLEKTFSFDVNELIWTELSKKFDFIEIEALAVNSGYKLEHHFLDSKNYFTDSLWSK